In the Hordeum vulgare subsp. vulgare chromosome 7H, MorexV3_pseudomolecules_assembly, whole genome shotgun sequence genome, one interval contains:
- the LOC123407378 gene encoding RNA-binding protein mde7 translates to MAGAGIHPFHQQWPPAAAVPAPPAVPPPPPVPGAPDATARPGSDEVRTIFITGLPVDVKERELHNLLRWLPGFEASQINFKGDQPMGFALFSYAHHAIAAKAVLQDLVFDAETKSALHIEMAKKNLFIKRGVGADANAMDQSKRLRTGGDYTHSPYAPPPFHPPPPAVSMWGTAGYMAAPPPYNPYAGYPVPPVPIASPSPVPGPTAYAPVQNMKDNPPCNTLFIGNLVETVVEEELRGLFSVQPGFKQMKVLRQDRNTVCFIEFDDVRAASAVHHTLQGAVVPSSGRGGMRIQFSKNPFGRRKDLVGGMVGTLNGAPASGDVS, encoded by the exons ATGGCTGGCGCCGGCATCCACCCGTTTCACCAGCAGTGGCCGCCCGCAGCGGCGGTGCCCGCGCCTCCCGCCGTCCCACCGCCTCCCCCCGTGCCCGGCGCACCCGATGCCACCGCCCGCCCCGGCTCTGACGAGGTCCGCACCATCTTCATCACGGGGCTCCCCGTCGACGTCAAGGAGCGGGAGCTGCATAACCTGCTGCGCTGGCTGCCGGGATTTGAGGCTTCCCAGATCAACTTCAAGGGCGACCAGCCCATGGGGTTCGCACTCTTCTCCTACGCGCACCATGCCATCGCCGCAAAGGCCGTGCTGCAG GATCTGGTCTTCGATGCGGAGACCAAGTCGGCACTGCACATCGAGATGGCCAAGAAGAACCTATTCATCAAAAGAG GTGTGGGAGCTGATGCAAATGCTATGGACCAAAGTAAACGCCTGCGAACTGGTGGAGACTATACTCATTCTCCGTATGCTCCTCCTCCATTCCACCCACCCCCACCAGCTGTTTCCATGTGGGGAACTGCAGG TTATATGGCAGCTCCGCCACCTTATAATCCTTATGCTGGCTATCCTGTGCCGCCGGTACCAATTGCTTCACCTTCTCCTGTGCCAGGCCCAACAGCATATGCTCCTGTGCAG AACATGAAAGATAACCCTCCCTGTAATACCCTTTTCATTGGAAATCTTGTAGAAACTGTTGTTGAAGAGGAGTTGCGGGGCCTCTTCAGTGT ACAACCtggtttcaaacaaatgaaagtGTTGCGTCAAGACAGGAACACCGTCTGTTTTATTGAGTTCGAT GATGTGAGGGCTGCTTCTGCTGTGCACCATACTTTACAGGGTGCTGTTGTTCCTAGTTCTGGTCGCGGTGGAATGCGAATCCA GTTTTCAAAAAATCCCTTTGGGCGAAGGAAGGACTTAGTTGGTGGCATGGTCGGCACTTTGAATGGAGCTCCTGCTTCAGGGGATGTATCTTGA